The Clavelina lepadiformis chromosome 1, kaClaLepa1.1, whole genome shotgun sequence genome segment GTGCTTGCTTCTGTTCAGCAGTACTGGTGAACAGTTGAAAGTTCGGgcagtaaaacaaaaatcacaaaaataaataagaaatttGTATCCATCGGAATTTGCACATAAGACAAGCTCGGTAACCAGGATTCAAGCGGTGATGAATCATCGTCAAGTTTAGATCATGCACAGAAGCTTTTGCTTTACTTCTAgctgttttattaatttatctGTTTTGCTCCAGTCGTAGTTTGccctaaaaagtttgtattttttgttactcTATGTTTTTCTATGCTTTTTAAACAAAGGCCAATTACTATCTAGCCCAATTAAGagttaaaattatttacatgTTTAATGCAAAAAACTGCATTACTGGCATagaatttgaaaatgaatatTGGTGACGGACTTTCAATTCAGGTCCGGGAAGTGAATGGAAAGGCTACTTCTGGTATTTATATTCAACCTAACCAAGCTCGTACGGCATCAAAAACTCCTAAGGTGAAAACTCAGAACAAGTTTCAGCGATATTCTTCAAGAAGAAATGCCACTCGAATTGCCCCATCCACCACAGAAACAAACATTCTTCCAAAATCAAGGGCGGTGAATCCAAAGGTGTCCACTGCCAAGCAAGAAAACAATGCTATCAAGGAAGTGCAGAATAATAAGAGCATTACATCGGTAGAGGGCACTGCTACCCCTGGCAGTGGTTCGCCAGGAACTAATACCCCTAAACCTGATACTTCATTAAAAGAGATAAAAAAAGGTCCTTCAAATGTGAGAGAGAACAAACTGAAATCAAGGATGCAGCAGCAGGCAAAAGCACCTTTTACTAATAAAACCAAGCAAAAACGTTCTGAAAAAGAATCAAAGGCAACAGTTAATTCTGATCCAGCTTTTGTTACCCTCACTCAGGACCAATTCAACACCATTCTCAATTTGGTAAAAAACCAGCAAGATATCAACATTTCAAAGACTTTGAAAACAGCAAATCAAAATGACACAAATGGTGGCGCTGAAAAGCCATCGACAGAAGACAACAATGAGAGTGAAAAAATTGCTCCACCTGGCACTGTAACTGAACCAACATCCATTCCAGGTTTGGACTTGAATGATTCAGAACCAACAgagaaattagaaaaaaataaaatcaatgaaGCAAACAACAAAGGCTCAAATAAACACTCATCCAACAATGAAGAAGACAAAGAGGGTAGTAGGTCATcagaaaatgacaaaaatctTCTGAAAGTTGATTCAAAGGAAGATGAAGTTAAAAAAACAGAACAATCTTCGGCATCATCTTTCTTTTTTGGAGATGCCGCTAAAGTGGATGATTCAAAAAGACGAGAAGAACAATTAAGATGGAGAGAAGAACTCGATCAACAAATCAAagcaaagaaagaaaaagacaAAGAAGAAACAAGAAGGAGTTTAGAGGTTGTGGATGATATTCCTTGGGCTAGCCACTTTGACACAATGCAACCatcaacaaagaaaattagTGAAAATGCGGAAAAAATTTCCACTCCACCCCCTGAGGATGCAACAAAGCAAAGCCAGTCAGTTGTTCATACAAAAACAACTGATCCATCTGTACCCGAAGCCAATACCTTACCTATTGTTGGAATCTACAATGGAGAAACAAACAATACTTTAACTGCCAGAAGAGATTCTAATAGTCATTTGAGAACAATGACATCTCTTCTTGACCCTTCTCAAATTGATGCTATGGAAGTGAGACGTCGTAAGCAACAGGAACAAAGACGCGCAATTGAGGCACAAATGGAAGAACAaaaaaagatgaagaagaaTGCAGAGGAGCTAAAACGGCAGGAAGAAGAAAGAGAAGAACAAAGACTCGAGGAGGAGCGGAGGCAAATGATCACGCAGTTTGAACAAGAAAAGAGCAAGCAGCATCAAATAGAAGAGAAGCGTGACCGTCAAACTCAAGAACTTCACAAGCAGATGCAGAGAGCTCAAGCATCTGCAATGAAAGAGAAATTTGAACGAAGGCAGAATGCTCTCAAAAGCCATGGACATGATACATCTAGGCTTGAAAAAACTCATAGGTTTACTCTTGAAAAAAACAATGCAGAAATCCATGTTGAACATCCTTTGTCGAACAAAGTTCCACCGTTAAATATAAGAAATCTTCACTCTGAAAGTCTTTCCAATGTTTCTTATTCTAATTCACCTGAACCATCAGCTCGACAAAACCTGAAACAAAACAGTCTTGCCCCTTTATCGGTTGTAGCTAACAGAGACGATGGTGGAGCAATCAAACTGGAAATTTCTCTCAATCAAACCCCACAAAAAAATTCACTAGTTGCAACAGGTGTTCAAACAGACAATGGCAACAGTTCTCGTTTTCTTGACTTTTTAAGTGATGATGATGGAACTGAGTACATGCCATTGCCTCATCCAAGTGGACATCCCGGTAAGAATGTCAATAAAAAGAAATCAAGGAAGAGCCAGATTGATAGAAGAgataaacaaaaccaaaatcaGTATGATATCTATTCACGCACTAATCAACCATATCAAGGCCAGTCTTCTGAGAATATTAAAAAAGAGAAGCCGAAATGGGGAGTGGGCCAGCGGCAAAAGAAGTTTGTGCCTGCGTCAGAGCGATACCTTTCAACACAGGAGAAAGAACGTCATGATGAGAATGTGCGACGGCATGCAGAGTATTTACTTGCCCAGCAAGCTCTGAATGACAGAGGAAGATTGGTTGCaacgcaaaaaaataaacatgatCTGAAGGGGACTATATCATCAAAATCAatgacaaatatttcaaacagtgtagcaacaacacaaaataacaGAAGATCTGTTTCACCCCCAGTTCCAGCAGTCAAACGTCAAATTCGTGATGCACAGGCAAAGAATAAAATGGAACATCTGAAACATCGTCCAGATACAGCGCTATCTGTTACCACAGAACAAGTCAAATATGATTCATCAAGGCATACGAGAGAATCGCCTGTTCCTAATTCTGATGAGTTTGTTGAGTATAGACGTAGCGAAACCATCCTCAACACAGCTAATCAAAGGCCATTAAGTGAAGAAGGATCTTTCGTACAGAATGCATACCGAGAACAAAATAAGCATGACAATGCACGTAATCCTCCTCCTGTCCCAGCAGCCAAGGATCCACTCTTTAATGCTGATATAGTCAAGCAAAGGGATCGGCAAGATAAAATCTTGAAGGAAATATCAATCTTGAGACAAGGTCTGTTGCTAAAGCAACGAGAGGTTGCAAGTTACCCAGCCACAATGGCTGAATCCAGCAAAACGTCACTAAACGGCAATTTGCCAGAGCGAACCAATGAACTTGATAAAACATGAGCGTTAGTTTCATCTTAGTTTACTTTGTGGTATTTTTGGTCTGATTAAGGTGTACCCTTTCATTGTGCTACAAGTGTAATGGTTTTGTCGTGATGAGTGCTAGATACacaaactttgtttaatttggtGAGTACGCCCATAGGTTTGGcaaaaagtgtttgttttttccCTGTATGCCGATACTTGTCTTTGTTATAGTGAGCCAATGGTTCTTTTGTATAAATATTAGCTTGATAAAATGTCTTTGTTGTACTTCAATCCACTGTAGTTGTCAAATTGGGAATTAGCTCGCCCTATGTTTGccaattagttatatatatatgtactCGTGTATTATACTGCTTTTTGGTGCACCGTAGTGTGCTATTGTGTTATACATattgtttgtgataaattggAGATTGctgttgcaaaatatttatctaGAGTTGCATTTGTTGTATTCATTtcactaaatgcattttttccttttgagATGCTAAACGTTTGTAAAGCTGTTTCAATGTAACATGCCCATAGAAAATTTTAGCATTGGTAAACACCAAAATATATTCAATATACTCGTATCTTTCGTTTATGTAATAAGGTAGGTTATGTGATACTTAAGATTTGACATGACTTGTGCACGCAGAATATTAAATAACATATGTGTATTAAATGCCAGACAAGTTGTAAACAAAAGATTACAgctaataaagaaaaaatactcGATATCTCTTGCACTAACAATAGTACAAATACACTTGCAAAACACTCAGTATATGCTGTTTTGTGTCATTAAGGTGCTGAAAGCGAAATAGTAGTTGATACTTAATATTATTCTCAATATCAGAAGAAGCTAATTTCGATTCATATTGTGAGTATGTTGGGTCAACACATGAGAAATGGGCTATTGTTAAGTTGTTTcctttatttttactttggaTATTGAAATGGTTTGTTTACTTTCTTTGGTATGCAGACTGTTGGATATCTTAACACAAATTTGCTGTTTGCATTGTCTTCCCACATATTGGTTTAAACCTGTGATCAGTTGAAAAATTGTCAGTATTTTTATGcttgtcaatgcattaatgtTTTCGTAGTTTCTATTGCATTTTTTCTACTTCACTTAaagatatatatattttgttctttgtaaatgctttatgtttttatgtgtGGTTTATAGGAACTTCGGAAAAACACACCACATAGGCAGCAGCAATTGAATATTGCAATATTGGTTTGTTGGAAACTTTAAGGCTATGGATGACTCTCAGCACATAATAAGTGGCCATTTAAAAGACTTTGACTGGCAATTGAATGTAAGTACTCGGTGTCCTTACAGTAGTAAGCCAACCAGTTGTTAGTAAATTTGCAGTCGGTGTTGGAAAAGTAAACTCATTAAAACAGAAATGCATACTTTCTTTGTTACTTACTTGTGAAACACCTTGTGTATTTTGACATGTAACAACAAATCTTAGCCAATAATCTTTCTTCTTCAGCTCGCTTTATCAAGTGATAAATTAGCGTCACTGAATCAACCATTAGTAAATGTTGACTTTGATCTTCAAACAAAATCTACACAAACCAGCTTACATTCTGTGGAAATGGATGGTGATGAATTAGATAAACTGGTTGCTGCGCTTGAGCAAGCAAATAAGGTATGAAATAAGTATTTGTTGATAAACATGTTTTCTGTACCACTACAAGTGACATCCTTAGCCGAttagtttgttatttttaaaataaccgttttcatttaaatacagaATATATTCAAACCAGTATGCCCCAATGTCCTTAagtattattttaatttagcATTGTACAACTCTGTCGATTGACTTTGATCAACGGTGACTTCATTTAACCTTTGTGGtcatgcaaaaaaattataaaatatatcatTATGTTGTTTTAATCAGTCCAGCCATGATGTAGTTTCTGGCATTAAAGGTAGTGAGCGATATCAAAACATTTACTGCCAGCCCACTGAAAATCTCTGACCTAActcaaaagtttaaaatatattcaaCTTGTTATCTTTTTAAATGCAGGCCTTACAACAAGCAAAATGAATGGCTGGAATTTggtatttattataaattttttgcgCCTAATTAATTTTTCGGATTATGTTTTACATGTTTGAGTTTTATAGCAAATGACTATGGTTGTACAAACATTATCACATTTGGTCCCTCCACTGCTGTCAGCAAATAGGAGTGAGAATATTTAagaacaattattttattgaagCAGCCAATGAGtgctaatattttatttcataaaaatagaGTAAAGTATTAACATGATCTGGCTTTATAAAGGGTTATCATGCGAAATTATCTGTTAACCAATTACTATGCTgttgtttttgatgttttgttgtGTTGTATGTTTTTTGCTAGTGCAATATATtcattaaatttcatttttatgcaaTGTTTGTGCTGCTTACAGTGCATAAGCAGATTAATATTACTTCATGGGAACAGttattttctgttaaaatGACTTGCACTTCATTTAAAGTTGACTTATGTAAGTTTTCATTGCAAGGTTCAtaacaaatttcttttcttgctAATAGCAATCGGCTTTCAATGTAAAGAAACAGTATATTTTTGTCGTGTTATCGCGCCAAACGACCGACCAGACAACGTCTCAAAAACCATCTGGCACACACGCATTGCACACGGTTAAAACCAACTGTCCTTGACAACGTTTATAATTCAAAAATGCCTGGGAACTTTAGGGCTATTATAAGCTGAAGCCTTCAGAGCATGCTGCCTCCTTGATAGGGATATCCTTGTTTAAGCTGTCATCCGAAATCACGTTGTTCCATTGTCCTTTCAGCCCACTCTGAAAAATACGTGATGTCGGTGTAAACTCCCGGCGCGCTATGTGGCGTGCACGACGATCCCCAGCTCGTCACGCCAGCCAGCTGCCACTGGCCTCGATCAGGCTGCCAACACATTAAGGGGCCACCGCTGTCACCCTAAAGAATATAACAATGCTATCAAATTACCAACTTACAACTGTTGGTGATAATTAATGCTAACGTTACTAATTAATATCGCTATGCTTACGCTACAAGCGTCAACTGTTCCTGATTGTCCAGCACAAATCATTCGCGTTGAAATTACGTGGTTTGGATAATAAGTCTGGCAAGACTTTCTGCTGATCACGTGAACATACCCTTCCTGCAATTTGCGCGCGCCTCTCGTTGATTTCCCGGTGATTCCCCACCCTGCAAACCAAGAAATGGTCAACAACATATCGCCCGAACACTGGACTTGACGAGGGTATAATGTTAAAAGCAATTGTGTTGTAGGGTTTAAGAGTTTGTCTATGCTTATTGGATGAAATCTGATATCccaaaaaaagttgcaaatttAACTTACCTGCGATAACACAGTAAGAGCCTGCATTAAAAGAAGTAGAGGGTAGACAAAGAGGAGTAAGCTTGGATGATCGAACAGGCCGAGCTAATTTCACCAACGCTATATCAAAGTCGACCGCTTGCGAGTCATATCTGAGAGTGACAGCTATTTAAGTTTGTTATAAAGACAGCATTCTGCTGTTAACACTTTGTTTAATAATAACAGACAAGTAAACTGACCTGGTATGAACAATGATTTTGGAAATGTTGTAAACCTCAGGTGCGCGTCTCTTGTTTCCAATGATACTTGCCCTCCATATTCGGATATCCTTCCTTCTGTTTGTTAAAAACGCATCAACAAATTACCACGGTTCGATCAAACCTTTTTCCCAAGTCATAAACTAAGCCAGTAGCCCattacttttatttgttttattacagtctcCTTTCGGATTTCAGAGTATCTTATGCATTGAACGTGAAAAGGTCTATGGCGACAACTCAATACAGACTTAAGCTGTTTAAGCTACATGTTAAGATAGACTCACTCCTGAAAGCAATGTGCGGCAGAGATCAGCCACTGCGAACGCACAAGAGTTGCCCCGCACACGTGATTCATGCCAGGAAGGCGAAGAGAAGCCATCCATGGCCATTTATTATCACGTGATGTGCGGCCACCCAGTATCCTTGGAAAAATGCGACCGTTGTCAGTTGGGTCATGACGGCGTCCACAAAAACGTGGACGGCAAGAGATCTCGATGAATTTTTCGCTCACGCACTTTTGCTTTCTAAGTAAGACAATGGAACAATTTTAAATGTAGGTAggcattaaatattttgaaaatattgagtATGTACTTTGGATGAAATCATTCTAAAATTTAGGAGCAAAGTATTGAAAGTTACAACTCATCTACGCAGAACAAACACTTGAGGCAAGTTTATACACGACGTTTCTTTTATATTACGATATCAAGCTTGCTGGTTAGAGTTTGTGTGTTTACACGAATATCAGTCAATAACTGTAGGCTTATGTGTAACTGACTAACTATTCTGATTACCTTTGTATAAACGCCTCCTGTATATTTCTTATTCGGTGGTTATCTCTTATCGTTATAGTGTAGTGACGTGGCTGGTGATGACGTAAAACTTTGTAGGTAAAGAATTGATTGGATAAAGCATCTCGGAATCCCATCTGACTGCAGGCCAAATGGCTCAGTAAGGCATCCCATGAATCAGCACACAACGGCAACCAGCTGGACGTGTCCGAATCATATCCAACTATTACCCCTGAGCTGCGGATGGAGTGGGAATTTGCTTGCAATTGCATAGAGTGGGTGAAAAGTTGTCTTTTTGGGGTTAAAATCACTGAAAAAGAGACACATCGATTAGTCCATCTATTAAAGTATGGTATCGtttgttcaaaaaaatataCTCACAGCAGTCTGTTTCGTCACTTCCATCAGAGCAGTCATTAATTCCGTTACACCAGTTCCTGCTTGCCACACACGAGTAGTCGGCACAGGTTTTTTCATTAGAGGCGCAATCACCTGAGAAATAAAGAGTGTGCGTTATGTTAACTTTGTAATTTAGAGAGCAGGTTGGTCAAATGTCAagtacaaaaaattgaataactTACTGCAGTTCATTTCATCTGTGCCATCTGCGCAGTCGTTGTGTGTATCACAAACCCAATCCATTGGAATACATTTGTCTTCAGAGCTACACTCAAATCTAACATATATTGAACATGATAAGGCATGAAATGTTTTGACGTTATATGGAATAGAGATCTTCGCTTACCTTCCCATTTGCGCGCAATCGCAATTAGATTCATCGGAGCCATCTTCACAGTGTTCTTTACCATCACATCGAGCCGCCATAGCAATGCAGCGAGTTTTACCGGACCCCAAGCAACGAAACTCATCGGAAGCGCAAATTCctgtaaagaaaaatttgttcagCACTGGAACATCGCAGTCGTAGGTGAGGCATTAAGCAATTACAGAAAGGTTTTCTTAACGTTCAAGTTTATATTGGTAATATCAGTAGTACATGTTCTTCCGTAAAATGCTATAGGCCACCTTTATCCAAGCTGTTGGTATCAAAGCAGGCATCATTTGTGTCATTCTGCATCTCTGGAAAGTTGGTACAGTCGAGGAAAGGTGGCCAGTTTAATGACAGAGAGTGTAGCGTGGATAGACAGGAACTTTTCACTTCCTCGCAAAACGACCGGCAAGGCAAGAGcctggaaacaaaaaataatcagTTGCTATTAACTTTTGCCAACGGATAACAAaggtttttttttctgttgctcACCGAGGTCGTTTATCCTTCATAGATGCAAGAGGACAAGTGCCACCGGTTAACGAAACTGGGGGAACCAAAATCGCACAACCCAGTTCTTTCAATAAAGGATGACACctgtaataaaattattgaaagCAATGCCACAGAGTAATTGGATAAAGTCATTTTATTACTGgatatgtttttat includes the following:
- the LOC143451763 gene encoding coiled-coil domain-containing protein 66-like; translation: MNIGDGLSIQVREVNGKATSGIYIQPNQARTASKTPKVKTQNKFQRYSSRRNATRIAPSTTETNILPKSRAVNPKVSTAKQENNAIKEVQNNKSITSVEGTATPGSGSPGTNTPKPDTSLKEIKKGPSNVRENKLKSRMQQQAKAPFTNKTKQKRSEKESKATVNSDPAFVTLTQDQFNTILNLVKNQQDINISKTLKTANQNDTNGGAEKPSTEDNNESEKIAPPGTVTEPTSIPGLDLNDSEPTEKLEKNKINEANNKGSNKHSSNNEEDKEGSRSSENDKNLLKVDSKEDEVKKTEQSSASSFFFGDAAKVDDSKRREEQLRWREELDQQIKAKKEKDKEETRRSLEVVDDIPWASHFDTMQPSTKKISENAEKISTPPPEDATKQSQSVVHTKTTDPSVPEANTLPIVGIYNGETNNTLTARRDSNSHLRTMTSLLDPSQIDAMEVRRRKQQEQRRAIEAQMEEQKKMKKNAEELKRQEEEREEQRLEEERRQMITQFEQEKSKQHQIEEKRDRQTQELHKQMQRAQASAMKEKFERRQNALKSHGHDTSRLEKTHRFTLEKNNAEIHVEHPLSNKVPPLNIRNLHSESLSNVSYSNSPEPSARQNLKQNSLAPLSVVANRDDGGAIKLEISLNQTPQKNSLVATGVQTDNGNSSRFLDFLSDDDGTEYMPLPHPSGHPGKNVNKKKSRKSQIDRRDKQNQNQYDIYSRTNQPYQGQSSENIKKEKPKWGVGQRQKKFVPASERYLSTQEKERHDENVRRHAEYLLAQQALNDRGRLVATQKNKHDLKGTISSKSMTNISNSVATTQNNRRSVSPPVPAVKRQIRDAQAKNKMEHLKHRPDTALSVTTEQVKYDSSRHTRESPVPNSDEFVEYRRSETILNTANQRPLSEEGSFVQNAYREQNKHDNARNPPPVPAAKDPLFNADIVKQRDRQDKILKEISILRQGLLLKQREVASYPATMAESSKTSLNGNLPERTNELDKT